The genomic stretch CAGCTTCAATCACTTTTTGCACCATCAGCCAGTCATCACACACAGCAGCCTAATGACCCCACTGAGAAAACCTTGACGCCTGTACACGAAGTAGTCTGTGTTGTTCAGATGGCACTGACCATCACTTGCCATCCCCCACTGGGCGCCATCCACATCCTCGAGCCTAACCTCTCGCTCGTCTGTCTCAAAGCACAGCCACAAGGCTCGGTTCGATGACTAATATCGTCTCAAACTAGGTTCAGTTCGTTGTTGGAGTCCCTCCCACCGTTAGCGACGTTAGGGTCTGGCACAATTGCACGACGACCGGCGAATGGTCTGAATTAGGTCTCACCGAAGTGCGCACCACTCGTCAACTGGACACTTGCGAGAACCAAAATGTGTTGACAGCTCCTTAGTCCACGGCCTTCCCTCGACTTGATAATCTCCACGACCGCAAGTATTTCACAGGCGCAATCCTAACCCTTACTGAGGCATCCGCGTGGATAGGCCTCTTCAAATTCACGGTCAAGCTTCGGGTCAGTAAAGATGCGCCATGGCTCTGGATCAAGGACATTGATGGGAGTGAAGATGGCGAGGTCGTGCTTCCTGCTATTCACACCCCAAGTACCAATTTGTCAAGCTACCTGGCCGATATCAGTAGAGATATCGTGGTAACCCCAAGGCAAGCCGTCACCAGCGCGGCAACGCAAACCGTGTGGGAATTAAAAGCCAGTACACCAGCTGCTCAGGGCCAAACCTGCGGTCGTGCATTTTACTCTCTAGGCAAAGCAATCGATTGCATTCGGTGGCTTGGTATTGTTCGCCACAACGATGCTTGGTTTGGGCCGCGGCATGGCCGAGAGGTTTTTTTACTCAACGAGGGAGCTGTAATGCTTTCGTTTCTGAGGCGGGATGGGCTGCACGTCGTCATCATAGCCATCAGCGGGATCGACAATCTGTTGACCACGCTTGTTTCAAACGAGAATGGACAGATTCTGATTTCGTCAAGGAACGATGGACCTGAGCCAGCTCACGCCCGTGTGTTAGTTGCTGTTGACAAGACATGCGAGGAAGCCATTGCTGCTGCTATGAGGCCAGTCAGGGAATTTGTTCGGGGCCATAGGAGCGGCCCTTTCGCTACGGGCCTACGAAATGCAGGCTCAGCCAGCGTTGGCGAAACAACAAGGCTTCAAGCATGGTATGACGGCTTTGCTTACTGCACCTGGAACGGGCTAGGACAATATCTCTCGCCAAGCAAGATTCTCGATGCGCTCACCAGCTTGGACAAGAAGGGAGTCAAGCTCACAACTCTTATCATTGATGACAACTGGCAGTCTGTTCAGCTTGAGCCTGGAAAATCCGACTTTTACAGGCAGTGGTCTGACTTTGAGGCAAACAAGGAGCATTTTCCTGGTGGCTTGAAGAGTCTCATCACAGCTATCAGATCAGTGTTTCCCTATATTCAGTTCATTGCCGTTTGGCATGGTATTTTTGGTCATTGGGGAGGCATGGCACCTAGTGGAAAAATAGCCAAGGTCTACGCAATGAGAACGTTCAAAAGGCGTGAAGGAATCTTTCTGGGCGGTGGGGACATGACGACAGTCGATAGGAGCGATACTGAGCGGCTGTTTGATGATTTTTACAGGTCAGCAACTATCTATGAGGCAACACAGCGTCACAGCTGATGAACAAGCAGGTTTCTGTCTGACGCAGGTGTGGACGCAGTCAAAGTCGACACGCAAAGTTTCCTGGACTACGCAGACCATGCCGACGACAGGCTCGCCTTGATCACAGCGTACCAGGACGCATGGAGGCTGGCATCCCTCAAATACTTTGGTGGTAGGGCCATCGCTTGTATGGCGCAGATACCACAAACGATGTACTACTCGTTCCTGCGAGAAGACCTTCCCAagccgatgatgaggacatCTGACGACTTCTTCCCAGATGATCCAAGGCAGGTCCCTCCATCTGATGGCGCTCAAATAGGTATGCTGACTCCAAAACCAGCTCCCACTCCTGGCACATTTTCTGCAACGCCCACAACGCCCTTCTCATGCAGCATTTTGACGTCCTCCCAGACTGGGACATGTTCCAAACCCGCCATCAATACTCCCGCTTCCACGCCACAGCACGATGTGTTTCCGGTGGTCCAATTTATATCACTGACACACCGGGTGAGCACGACCTCGACCTGATCGAGCAAATGACTGCAAAAGCCCCAGACGGTAGACTCCTCGTGCTTCGAACAGAGAAGCTGGGGAGGACGGTGGGGATGTACACCGGGCACTCAGAGACTCAGTTCCTCCAGGTCAGAGCGGAGCATTACCGGGTCGTTATCACGGCAGTGTTTAATCTTGACAATGTGCCGCGAACAAAGCTAGTCTCGCTGAGTTACTGTGAGCCATCTCTAGCGGGAGATAAAGCGGGCTACTTATTCCGGGTGCACAGCTCTGGAAAACTTCTCAGACACGCTGATGGGAGTCTGGCCATCATGGAGCTTCACTTCGGGCCGCACGACTGTCACATCATTACCAGATACCCAGTCCGCCGGTTTCAGCAGACTGATGTGGCTGTCTTGGGACTGTTAGGAAAGATGGcgggggctgctgctgtgatgGCAACAACTTATAAAGTTCTGCCAGAAACATCAGAAATCCAGGCAGATCTCGAGTTGAAGGCGCTGGGGAATCTAGGTGAGAAATGGATTCGTCCGTTGAAGCTACAAAAAGCTGACCCAAATTAACAGGCCTCTACGTGTCTGCCAACAGCCGCCCGCTCTTCGGTCCGGTGAAGGTGAttgtcggcggcggcctAATGGCCAAAGTCGAGCCTTTAGGATTGGACCCATTTATCCTCGAGTTTGACCTGGAAGGGCTGTGGCCGGGAGAGTACCGTTGTGGGAAAAGTAACTCACAGGTGTTAGTCACAGTGATTGTGCCACTGCTTTAATGTGCACGTTGTGGACATGAAAAATAGAGATTGGTGCCATGGTGGTTTGAATGGAGACCTTGAAAGATAACTACTTTGTAAGCATTTCAAGATGGTTGACTCCCAACTTCATATTTAAATCTAAACATGCATTTATATAAATACAATCGCCTAGAAAAATAGAACTCCGCAGCGTTATATCCATTAACCGGATGCCGCCGGCCTAGCGTGGAGTATGAAATTCTTGAATTCCCGAAAATCGATAACGACACATTCGTTGCTGTCTGCCTTTTCCGCCGTGATCCAAGCATTTTTCAAGTTTGGTTCATCCCTTGCGAAATAGGCTCTGCATTGTTCATTAAAGATGCTTAGCAAGACCAACTGCGCTTCGGCGGCTCTGGTGTAGGCCCAGTCATCTGATGATATTGTGCCCTTGAGCCCGGTAATCCCCATTGCATCTGCTCTCTGTAGATTAATATTGCTTTCGCCCTGATCAGGAGGGCTCGGACGCACGACTTCGAGTTTTTTAGCGCCGCTAGGGAGGACTTGAAACGATTATTTTTTTTAGCAAAGCAGCGTCGTCGAGGTAAAGATAAATTACTGATGGACAGTACAGTGCGACCCTTTACTCTAGATAATTGCCCTTCGACGACTTCGTGGTCTTCGCTAATCTTCGGCGGCAGGATATTGGCCTGTAACACTAGATTGGAAATGCTATAGTACAACGAAAGTTGTGGGATCTTGGAGATCAACAGGATACATTAGGTTCTTCAAAAGAAGCCCGCATTTCAATTTCTAAAGTTGAGATGTAAAAGTGGAGAATAGAAACCATACGTACATTTTGAAAGCTTTTCGTCGCCAACGGGAGCCAAAGCCTCATATTGTCAGGGCTACCAAAGCAGTTGTTGATTGTGTGAGCGACTTGGTCTGGAGTTGCAGTGAACCCCCTTTTGGTGACCCTGACGTCCTTTGGATTCTGCCCTGGCCTGAAAGTTTGAAAGCGAACCCAACATTCGTTGGCTTTCACAACCTCCCAACGTCCTTGCGGATCAAATGGATCCAGAAGGGGGCTTTCGTCCATGTTGCCAGTTGACCATCCGATTTCTGAACAAGGAATAGCAGCTACTGCGCTGAAGAAGGCGGCTGCCACAGTCGCTGAGTGGAAATGCATGGTTTGCAGTGTATTCCTGAGAATGAAGAAATGGTTCAAAGAGTTGAAACTTAAGAGAATCCAAAGCAGTGCTGTGACTGATGAAAATATGGGCAGAAGCTTGTATAAGGGAAAATACTAAAGTTGGTATTTGAGAAGACTTTGAAGTGTGATTCCAGTTAAATTAGTCATGACGGAAAGGGAGGGAGATGTTCATCTTACTGTGCCTATAGGCTTAGCttcctatatttatttcgTGGGATGCAAGACTGGGGGAAGATCAATCTCACCCTCCCGACCTTCGTACCTTGTGGCTGAATAGCCTATAGACAACTGAGCTGCAGACAATTGGTGCTTAGTGGGAAGGTCAAATCACACACAATCGGATGTACAGCTCGGGTTCGACGATCATGTGGTTTATCTCTGAGGTATAAAGGTCAGGTGGGCTGAGATTGAACCGCTTCAAAGGATCTGATAACTGGCGCAGCATCTGACATCCACTACTTATCCCTCTATATAATACATTTGTGAAGGCGCGTGGAGAGCACGAGAAGGCAGCGATTATACTAGAGGGCTGAAATCATTTGCTAATCCGTGAGCCGTTGAACCGAAGAATTCTAAGTGGATGAAGACCGCGTTGGTGATTATATCCAGCGGTCCGCTAGCTTCGTTGCCAATCCAATGGAACCTCGCTGATGCGGTACTATACTTATTGTACATGGTTGCGAGGTTTTATTACTTAGTCCCGACCGATGCTCCGGCGGATGCGAGGAAGAATGCGAAAAATGTGAGAAATGCTGAATAATAGGATCAGGGCCTCATGGCAGCAATGTATTGGTACTTGGGTTTCAGCGGTATTCAGGGGTGTCAGGAGGTCACTCAGCATGTATTCAGCCATCATCCCATCTGTGTCACGTACTCTTAGCTAGTCAATCAAGCCTTATACCTAGATCTTTTTAGCAAGGAAGAATGCGAAAAAAGTGCCAGGAAGAATGCGGGGAAAATAACGTGAGGAAAGAAACCTCGAAGAATGCGAGGAAGGATGCTCTGAACAATGCCCCGAAGGAACAGGTAAAGTGGTGAGATTGAGCCCCCTCAAAATAGTAGTGAACCTCGGTCACTGCTTATGTTTTGAATTCTACTATGAATTGCCGCTGAGTTTTCTTTTCGGAAACGCATAGTGTAATAGTAGTCCAGTATGTCTCGTAACTCATTTCATCGATTGCGGTGTGTTTCATTCATTGTGTACTTCTACCtatctctccctcttcaacctcccatcTTCCTATTCTAAAACCTCTTTTCAAAACCTTCATATCAAATATCATACATGTTACGTTTACGGTTGCTCTGTACATAACTTGCAATTATGCACGTCAAGACTGTGTTTAGTCTGATTGTGCCGGCTCTTGCATTCTTGGGCGGAGTAGCGGGTGTGCCTTCCAGGCAGTACTCTTCTATGGATCAGAGTTCAACGAGACCACTTTCGCTCCCATTCTTGTAGGCCTTACGGCTCGTCAAGATGTGAAGCCTGCCTTGAGAATCTTGCCTTTGGGTGCATCTATTGTCAGTGGTGTTGGATCGAGCACTGGTAACTGGTAGGTGATGAACAGAGAATGATATCCTGGAAAGGAAGGCTGACATATGCGCGGTGTAGCTTTCAAAAGCCTCTGAGGGATCAGTCGAGATACCAAGGCGTACGTATACTTTGGTGGTCTCCTTTGTGAGAACTATTTCATGATCGCTTGCTACATGTGCTAACAGATGTTATCTTAGTGGCTTGTCAATATGGTTGGAAGCAAACAGAGTGGAGATATGACGGACAGAGTAAGTTCTCCCTATAAAGCTTCAGATTTCCATCTCAACATTAAGTCAATAAGACTTCGAAGCCACTGGCGGTAACACTATCGACCAAGTCCGAATAGCAGCGCGCAACTCATACGGATACAAGCAAAATGTCGTTCTGGTAAGCTGTAGTTAATGTCCTTTGTATGTAACTAACCTCAAAACTAATATGTTTTTTTGATGAACGTCGGCACCAACGACGCAAATCAAGGACTGGTATATCCCTTCTCAGCGTCACTTGATTACTGTTGCGTAGTAGCTAACACTCTTCTAGGTGGACGGGGCTAGTAGCCGATTGGAAGCTCTACTTAGCAATCTCTGTTCCGCCGATGGCATGTCCAAAACAtatgtttttgtttcttctgTGCTTCGATGAAGCGATAAGGAGGCAGAGAGCAATCGTTTACAAATCAACGAGCAATACAACTATGTTCCCACGACCAGCTGTCTGCCCACAGGATTTGGGTTATCGAATCCTAGGAATGCCCTTATCTAACAACATTTTGTTTTGTTAGGACACTGGTCAGGCGCCTCCAGAGCGTGGGAAAGCCGATCGGTTACATCGATATCGATATCCCGTTGAATGAGTTGGGGTCAGATGGCATCCATCCCAAGTAAGTTCAAGGTTTTCTAGTCTAGAAATTCACAGTTAACCACGAACTTCTCAGCGATGCTGGACATAAGAAGATGGCAATCAAGTTCTGGTATGCCATTGAGTGGGCTCACCAATCGGGGCTCATTGCAGATGCTTCTCCATTTTCTGCGACAGTGGGCAACACTTGTGACAAGAAACCTGGTCAGGCTCAAATACGGTGGTATCACTCAGAAGAGCTCGGGCGACGATGATGGCCTCTACTACCACAACAGCCAGCCGATGGGCACTATATGGTCGTACACGTCTGAGTTTGATCGCGACCAATTGGTTCTTCGCCAGGCTTTATGGTTCCAAGTATGATGACcttgttggttggtggtatGCTGACGACGTGCTTTCTTTCGCCACGTGGAGAAACAATGGAGGTGGCAAGTTCTCCAAGATGTCCGATCTGGACACCAAACTGTTCTGCAATCCTCGTGGTATATGGTGGGTTGATATCAAGGCTGATGGATACGATAATTTCCTTTGCGTTTCGCCCAAGGGAGATACATTGGCGTCCATTGATAACCGAGATGGAACTGCCGCAAGCCCACCGACATTCACCAAGACCGGCAGGATCAAGGGCAACGTTGGATACGCTCAGGATCGTGTCAGATGGGGCGATATCGATGGGGATGGCAGAGCCGACTACATGGTTATCGACAACACTGGAAATGTTCAGGCTTGGAGAAATTCAGGTACCACGGACACTCCATTCTGGCAAGCCCTTGGCTTGCGTTTCTCCGAAAAGGGAATGGGTGACATGCGTGGTGTTCGTTTGGAGGACATCAACGGCGATGGGCGCGGTGACTGGTTATGGGTGAGCGACACAGGCACCACGACAACTTGGACCAACTCGCGAAGTTGCAAACAGGGAAAACCAGGTGACGGACTCAACGTCGCCTGGCGGCAGGGATTCTGGAATGGCGCCTCTTCTGGACCAACccatgctgttgttggtgctaCCAACCGAAACAGAATTCACTTTGCCAGGATCTATGGCGAGGCTGCCTTTGGACTTTTACCAAAGGCAGACTATGTCTATTTGCAATCGACCAACCAATTCGACGGCAGATTCAAGTTCGACATGAAAGTTTGGAAAAACACTGGGGGTGGTTCCACCAAGCTCAAAGCCGATGGCAACAAGTACTGCAATATGCATGGCCATGGGAGACAAGACTACATTTGGACTCTGCCAACGGTGAGGATGACCGTTTGGCCCAACTTAGGAAGAAGTCGGTAAGCGGTGACAACGATATGTTCTGGGGTACACCCAAGCAAATCTGGAACCCTACACGGAATCTGGATCGCAGGGATCTTCATCTGGTCGACTGGAACAATGATGGTGCGTGCGACATTGCGTGGGTCGAtccagacaacaacaacagttTCCGTCTGCCTGAACAACTACAAGACCACGGGCGCTTTCACCTGGACCTATCTTACCGATCCAGCGCCCGTCTTGAACTGTCCTGAAAAGAGAGGTGTTGGCATTCACGACCTTCCTGTCAGATTTGCCGACATTTCAAACAATAATATGTCAGATTATACTTGCATCCAGCCTGACGGACGATTCCACGGCTGGACCCACAACAGCGACGGTTCGTGGGAGAGGATCAAACAACTTAAGAAGGCTGAAGGTATCGATCGTGCTAACATTCGCTTCGGCAATGTCGACGGGCGTGGCGGTGACGATTTGATCTGGGTCGACAAGTACACTGGCGACGCCACTGTCTACATCAACAGAGGCAAGATGGACACCGGCGGTAGCAATTGGTGGTTCTTGAAGAGTGGAAAACAGTACTCGGGCTCTTGGGCAGGCACCTGTCAATACTTTCCTGACCTCGACGGAGACGGCAGAGCAGACTTGCACTCCATCATGGCCACGTTTACAAATCACGGAGAGACGTTCTTCAATCGTTGTGGTTTAACGGATGTCGAAGGTAGTGACGCAGGCTGGGCCCCGGGTCAAGATCCAGGATTCGGTGCCCTGCCGGCTCCTTCTGATGATGACCCAGGAAGCGGAGGCACGATTCCGGCTCTTCCATCCACTTACGAGAACATCTGCTGGATTGTATTTGACAACGAAAAGGCCAAGTGTTCGCATGACGGCACGGAGTGGGACATGGAAAATAGGGACGACGACATCCCAGACGACCCCTTGAACATCAGAAAGCTTGCAGCTATTGGGGACTCTTATTCGGCTGGAATCGGTACCGGAGACAGACTAGGAAGCGTATTTGACGCTCTtgaagctggtggtggtaagTGGACTTTCTGGAGTGTTTCTTAACACCACGCGGAATCTAACCTTGCAACACAAGACTTTGCCTGTACTCGCTACGATCACGCCTATCCATATCTCGTTAACCAAGATTCACGAATCGGAGATCCATCCGGTCGCAGCTTCCAGTTTCTTTCATGCTCTGGCACTGTCATGTAGGATGTGCTAGAAAAACAGATTCCCCAGCTCGACAACAATCAGGACGCCATTACCCTATCCATCGGTAAGTCCTTTCCTGCTGGTTTGCAATATCTAACGCTACCCTTGTGAGAAGCCCGGGTGTATGGGAGAGAACCTGGTGCCACGATCCCTCCGTGTCCCGAACGAAGCCTTGTGCTACTTCTATTACGAGCCTAGATGTTTGGGGTCATTTGCTTCATACGTGCCCGATCACTCGTGCATGTCGGGCGAGAACTGGCCCGGAGCTGGCGAACAGGTAAAATCATTCAAATGTGTAAGTGTATCCCCAAGGCTCCTTGCTTACTTAGTTACTCCTCATTGACATTCTTTGACAGTGGGAAAAGGCACTCTCAGAAAAAACACCCTGATAAGCGCGTTGCTTTTGAGAAGGTGCATAGAGCCTTGCGTCTATGGCAAAGTGATTGGGATGAATATTAACTATATCAAGCACCTGATGGGACATGGGAGGAGATATGATATTACTAGTAGAATGTGAGAATTAGGGTTCAATCTATATGCTTTTGTTTCCCTTTTTGTCCTTTTCTCAAACATCTCTCTTGAAGCTAGATCCACTTTCGTGTCAATGGGGCAGTGCTGGTTTCTGTCGACGAGTCGCGCGATGTCGTGGAACCAGTGACTAAGTGACGGACAATTGAGGGCTTCCCATTGGCCAACCAAAAAATCAATGCTTGAGGCACAATAtaccttgaaagatagtaaCAACGATAGTCAAAAGTAGGCCAAATGATAGCGAAAGCGATTTTTATCATCGTTCAAGGCCCCTAAAATCCCGTTGTGCCCGCCGCTGTTACCTGATGAAGGCGTACCTCCTCTGGAGACCAACCCTCGCAACTGGGCAAGGCCGCGATGTGATGGTATATGTCATATTTGCCAGGCAGCCCAGGGCTATCAAACTTTGTAGCTATATATCTTTAATTGATCGGAGGTGCTTTGCAATGGGGTAAAGGCACTGGTAACCCATCACAGTCAGTCAGCCTTCATTCTAGACAGCACCAAACCACAAAGATCAAGGGCAACGcatgtgacaagggctgtaatatcagggcttggaactcatggttcaattcaggctaataatcttcaatggcctcgaagagcatgatgaagaagaagaaggtctaGGAATACAAACAGATCTCAAAGACACGTATTTATCCATCGTCAAGTGGTCCGTGCCCAgtggcctcaggccgctgctAAGTCCCTCAATATCTCAGGTTGACCAATATTATCTTCTCAATAACCGCGAAGCCTgtgattgtctgcctcactttgacCATTGGCTCGcaacgtgcagttacccctccgTACAGTGGTAccgacagtgttgttggccGTATTCACGGTGGTTGGTTCGTTGACGTGTGTGACAACGCAAGAAGAAAACTAACTGCCTTGAGCCCCTCCAGTTTTGGCGGAAGGAAAGCCGAAAAAACCCGAACCTGATGCCTGCCCCGGCTTCGTACTATTCATAGCACCACCACTTTGGTTATTACTGCTGCCAAATATTCCCCCGGAAGGAAACGCAACAGTAGGGGCATTGGAGAATGACGAAGAAGTGGGAGCCTTGGCGAATGATGTGAAGGAATTTGTGCCGGAGGGAGCAGAGAACAAAGACGCCGAGTTCGGTGTTGATGGATTACCAAACGCTGAAGAGCCCTTGGGGCTAAAAAGCGAAGAAGCCGTTGGTGTAGGATCACTCGTTCCGAATAGCCCACCAGTGCCGGGCGAGGCTGGTTTAGTGCTAAGTACCCCGGACGTGGATTGTATGGTGGTGAATAACCCACCAGACCTGGGGGCGGGTGGGTTCTCCATGTCCGCGAAGGTTGAGCGGGGAGCTGGGGCTGAAGCAGAAACAGGAGCGGAAGATCCCGAAACACGTGGTGTACCAGTGCTTgtcgaagaagaggaaggtgtgCGGCCGAGTGTAGCGGTTGACTGTCGGCTCCCAGGAGTTGCTGTTCTGTCGGTTTCGATGCTTGGTACCGGAGCTGGGCTCTGGCTAGGTCCCCGCCTCAAAACAAGGCCGGTCCCGCCAATTGCCATCCCGTTTCTGCTCGACGCAGAGAACGAAGGCAAGTCTCTTGGCTGGAACGCTCTGCATGCAGCATGTCCACTCTGGAGCTTGGTAAGTTGGACTTGCAGCTCTTCTCTCTCCTGCTTTACCGGACGTGATTCAGCGGCAACCTTTTCGACATCTTCATCTGTCATGTTAGGAACCATGTCAGGATCGAGGATGGTTGGGAGATGGCGCAGAAGACAGTTTTCCAGTCCGAGGACCACAACATTGTCAATGAAGATGTCAAGTGATCTCTGTAAGACAGATATCAGCGCAAGCCATTCCAAGACCAAACATCTTCCGGGAAAACTCACATCATAATAATTGGCCATGCTCTCAATGATTTTGTCTGTTCCAAAATCACTAGACGGGGTTGCCTCTGAAGCTGCTTCCAACACAGCTCTCGACACATGTTCATGGGTCAACCCTTCCAGATTTGGATACACTTTCTCAAGTTGACGGGCGGTTTGTTGAACTCGCCGCTCGCCCCCCTTCCGGCTTCGTGTGTTCTTGAGCAAGGGCATAGGATCGTACCCATTCATGTAGTGATACAGCAGTTCCTGAAGCTTGACACCTAGCAAAGACGCCTTTTCTTGAAAGAATGGGGCAACGTACTCTCTCAGGAGTGC from Podospora pseudopauciseta strain CBS 411.78 chromosome 3, whole genome shotgun sequence encodes the following:
- a CDS encoding hypothetical protein (EggNog:ENOG503NWZD; COG:G); the encoded protein is MLSFLRRDGLHVVIIAISGIDNLLTTLVSNENGQILISSRNDGPEPAHARVLVAVDKTCEEAIAAAMRPVREFVRGHRSGPFATGLRNAGSASVGETTRLQAWYDGFAYCTWNGLGQYLSPSKILDALTSLDKKGVKLTTLIIDDNWQSVQLEPGKSDFYRQWSDFEANKEHFPGGLKSLITAIRSVFPYIQFIAVWHGIFGHWGGMAPSGKIAKVYAMRTFKRREGIFLGGGDMTTVDRSDTERLFDDFYRFLSDAGVDAVKVDTQSFLDYADHADDRLALITAYQDAWRLASLKYFGGRAIACMAQIPQTMYYSFLREDLPKPMMRTSDDFFPDDPRQVPPSDGAQIDWDMFQTRHQYSRFHATARCVSGGPIYITDTPGEHDLDLIEQMTAKAPDGRLLVLRTEKLGRTVGMYTGHSETQFLQVRAEHYRVVITAVFNLDNVPRTKLVSLSYCEPSLAGDKAGYLFRVHSSGKLLRHADGSLAIMELHFGPHDCHIITRYPVRRFQQTDVAVLGLLGKMAGAAAVMATTYKVLPETSEIQADLELKALGNLGLYVSANSRPLFGPVKVIVGGGLMAKVEPLGLDPFILEFDLEGLWPGEYRCGKSNSQVLVTVIVPLL